A single window of Pogona vitticeps strain Pit_001003342236 chromosome 11, PviZW2.1, whole genome shotgun sequence DNA harbors:
- the TMLHE gene encoding trimethyllysine dioxygenase, mitochondrial isoform X2: MGKFPLFLDYNSHNSSAHVPLTGRFSELPSKRTFSRSFPSPPVPYGYRMWGHQLTRLFSSSHCLLKKSFKPQVLLWPLGFRKTLPGLPRWHNTASESRNGGWKLKEDHLEVEYGDTLMRFDYVWLRDHCRSASCYNTKTNQRSLDTASVDLGIRPQTVRVDDTTLFLTWPDGHVTRYSLEWLLKNSYEGQKRQVMQPRILWNAQIYQEAQVPSVDCQSFLESNEGLKEFLQNFLLYGIAFVENVPPTKEDTEILAERISLIRETIYGRMWHFTSDFSRGDTAYTKLALDRHTDTTYFQEPCGIQVFHCLRHEGTGGRTLLVDGFYAAEQVLQRAPEDFELLTKVPLKHEYIENVGRCHNHMIGVGPVLNVYPWNNELYLIRYNNYDRAVINTVPYDMVHRWYAAHRTLTAELRRPENELWVKLKPGKALFVDNWRVLHGRESFTGYRQLCGCYLTRDDVLNTARFLGLQA; encoded by the exons ATGggaaagtttcctctttttttggactacaattcccataattcctcagcCCACGTGCCATTGACTGGAAGATTCTCAGAGTTGCCCTCCAAGAGAACTTTTTCAAGATCTTTCCCATCTCCACCTGTGCCTTATGGATACAG GATGTGGGGGCATCAGCTGACACGCCTGTTTTCCAGCTCCCACTGCCTGCTGAAGAAAAGTTTTAAGCCCCAGGTCCTGTTGTGGCCGCTCGGTTTCAGGAAAACCCTTCCAGGTTTGCCACGCTGGCATAACACAGCATCAGAATCCCGAAACGGTGGCTGGAAGTTAAAGGAGGACCACTTGG AGGTGGAATATGGGGACACCCTCATGCGTTTTGACTACGTCTGGCTACGTGATCACTGCCGCTCAGCATCCTGCTATAACACAAAGACCAACCAACGCAGCCTGGACACTGCTAGTGTGGATCTGGGCATCAGGCCCCAGACTGTCCGAGTAGATGATACCACGCTCTTTCTCACCT GGCCAGATGGTCATGTGACCCGCTACAGCCTGGAATGGCTGCTGAAGAACAGCTACGAGGGGCAGAAGCGGCAGGTGATGCAGCCCCGGATCCTCTGGAACGCCCAAATCTACCAGGAGGCCCAGGTGCCCTCTGTGGACTGCCAGAGCTTCCTAGAGTCCAACGAGGGCCTGAAGGAATTTCTCCAGAACTTTTTGCTCTACGGGATTGCTTTTGTGGAAAACGTTCCCCCAACCAAAGAAGACACTGAGATCTTAGCAGAGAGGATCAGCTTGATAAG aGAGACCATCTATGGGAGGATGTGGCATTTCACGTCTGACTTCTCCCGGGGAGACACAGCCTACACTAAGCTGGCTTTGGACCGGCACACAGATACCACCTACTTCCAGGAGCCCTGTGG CATCCAGGTGTTCCACTGCCTCCGCCACGAAGGGACCGGCGGCCGGACGCTGCTGGTGGACGGCTTCTACGCAGCCGAGCAGGTGCTCCAGCGAGCCCCGGAGGACTTTGAGCTCCTGACCAAGGTGCCGCTCAAGCACGAGTACATTGAGAATGTGGGGAGGTGCCACAACCACATGATCGGGGTTGGGCCCGTCCTGAATGTCTACCCATGGAACAATGAACTCTACCTGATCAG GTACAACAACTACGACAGAGCTGTCATCAACACCGTGCCCTACGACATGGTCCACCGCTGGTACGCTGCGCACCGCACACTCACTGCCGAGCTGAGGAGGCCGGAAAACGAACTCTGGGTCAAGCTGAAGCCGGGCAAG